Within Flagellimonas maritima, the genomic segment GGCGCGTAGCCGAGTTTTCTCCTATTTCCGTTCGGATTTTGAATACCGAAGACCTGCACTCGCTTAGAACCGTACGCGAAGTATGTGTGAAAAAAGGGGAGCAGTTCACGATGGAAAAATGGAAGAATCATCCCAAAACCTTACGTGAAGTTGCTAGCATCTACCGCTCCGATATTACTCTTTTGATTTCTTCCTACGAAACCGAAATATTAAAAACTGAGTTACATATTTCAGAACAGCTGTTGCTTTACCTTCCTTTTCATTTGAAAAGAATATTTAGTATGACTCGTGCCAATTGGCCAACATTTGAAGCGCGAAAGGATTTTGTAAGCGTTGGCAATGGCAAACACGCACCTAATGTAGATTCTTTAATGGTCTTGAAAGGTTCGATATGGCCCTTGATCAAAAAAGCTTTGCCAGAAGCAAAACTTTTTGTGTATGGAGCATACCTGCCACAACAGGTTTTGGAAATGCACAATCCAAAAGAAGGATTTTATATCATGGGTTGGATTGAAGATTTAGAGGCTGCGCTTCAAAATGCGCGGGTTCTGCTAGCGCCTTTGCGTTTTGGAGCCGGAATCAAAGGAAAGTTGGTCGATGCCATGAAAAACGGTACTCCTAGCATAACAACAATTATTGGTGCAGAGGGCATTAATGAAAATAGTATTTGGAACGGAACTATCACTTCAAGTATGGAATGGGAAGGGTTTGCAGAAGCCGCAGTAGATCTTTATACAAATAAAGCCAAATGGAAAAAAGCCCAAGAAAATGGGGTAAAAATAATCAATGAAATTTTTGTCAAGAATCTTTGGGATGAAAGGTTAAAAACACATCTGGGAACAGTATCAAATAATCTGGATAACCACAGAAACGAAAATATTATTGGAAAACTAGTGCAGCAAGAAGCTTTGGCAAGCACAAAATATATGGCAAAGTGGATCGAAGCGAAAAATAGGGGGTAGGTTTTTATCTATTGGATTTATACATTTTGTTTCTGAAAATCGCTATGGAATTTTTGGAAAGCATTTTAATACGGTACAGTTATCAGGTTTTAATCTTACAGAATAAAATTTACAAAAACATTTTACGGGATTCAAAATCTTTAATAGCTGACAGTTTGATACGTTGGTCCATATCAATATCTTCCAATTGTTCTTTAAAAAGCTCGTTTCCACTTTCTGTTGCGTCCTTGTTCATATTTTCCTGGACTAATTTCTTCTTTGTTAAGTAATCAATAATCGTTCTGCGATTGACGACCGGGCCATAATTTTCACTTAATTCATAACGTATTAGTTCAAAGTCAGAATTTATATATTTGAAGACATGCTCCCAATAGCCGTATCTGCCATGGTCATGATGTATATACAGATTTCCGTTGTGTATTTTCAAAGAGAGTTTTGGAGAAATAGAAAATCTACCAGCATCACTTCCTGCAGGGAAACAGTGTAAATTCTGGGATACCAATTCGTTTTCTCCTTTTTTATTAAAATAAATAGCAATACCATATCTGTTTGTATTTATTTCCCCATGATCTTCATCTTGAATAATATTTTCCTTATTTGTATCCCTAACAACAACCAAACTGTCATCTAGTCCATCTCCATTTAAATCTCCATATTTCTTTTCGATTATAATAAACCCATCCGGTATCTCGTAATCTGTATGATTTTCATTTTTTTTTGACATTGATGTAGCTTTTGAAGGATTCAAATCATGTTTTTTCGCATGTGGTTCATTACCGTCCGAAATTGTAGAAGAATCGTTATTTGTAGATTTTCGATTACTGATACAACCTATTATTCCCAACAGAAAAAAGGCAAATAATCCTAAATATAAATACTTGTATTTCTGTATCATCTTTAATTTTGTACGTTATCAATAAACAATATACCCTTACCCTTACTAGGGAAGCTTAAAAATTATTGGTAAATAAATAGTTGAGGTTTACTCTGATATAGAGATCTCAAAAATACAATAAAGACTTTACATAAGATTTAGAGAACTTTATATCGGAATCCCGTATACTAAATACAATTGTTTTAAAAGCAGTTTTATGATGGTTTTGCTTATGAGCAATTGTTTGGTGCAATAGTTAATTCCCACCTTTACAAAATGGCATGTTGGGGCAGGTTGCAAGTACACATTTGAATGACGCTGTTGATTTGGTTACTTAATAAAGATTTAACCGTTGTTAGGTGTAGTTACTTTTTCTTATTTATAATTATTACTCATTTCAAAAACAATTTCACCTCCATTCATAATATCTTGATGTGATAATAGTATGCCATCCAATACCTTTCCATTTATGGAAACACTTCGCACATATACATTGTCCTTACTTTGATTCTTCGTAGCAATAGTGAGTGTTTTTCCATTTTCTAAATGAATTTTGGCATTTTTAACAATAGGACTTCCTAAGGCGTAATATGGAGAACCGGGAGTAACGGGATAAAAACCCAAACTGCTAAAAATATACCAAGCACTCATTTGCCCTGCATCATCATTTCCACATAAGCCTTCAACAGTTGAGGCATACATACTGTCCATAATCATGCGTACACGGGATTGTGTCTTTTCAGGATGTCCTGTCCAGTTGTACAAATACGGAATATGATGACCAGGTTCGTTACCGTGAACATAGTTTCCTATAATGCCATCACGCGTAATATCTTCATGATTTTCAATGTACTTCTCTTCTATTTCCATTGTAAACAGTGAATCTAATCTTTGTGAAAAACGCTCTTTTCCGCCCATGATATCAACCATTTTTTCTATATTCTGCGGAACGTATAATCCATAATTCCAAGCATTGCCTTCTATAAAACCTTGTCCATGTGTATCCATTGGATCAAAGTTTTTTCTAAACGTTCCATCAGAAAGTTTAGGTCTCATAAAACCTATGGATGGATCGTAGACGTTTATATAATATTCTGAACGTTTTTTAAAATCTTTTTCTTTTGAAGTATGACCAACAGCTTTAGCCATTTGCGCAATACACCAATCATTATAGGCATATTCCAATGTTTTTGATACAGAAGAATGGCTCTTATCATCTGGCACGTATTTATAATCAATATAATCTCCCAGCCCATCAAAATATCTAACGGAAGCAGTGTTCACTGAAGCTTCAAGAGCTCGTTCATAATCGAAATCACCAACATTTTTTATCATAGCATCTGCAATAACTGACGTAGCGTGATAACCAATCATACACCAATTTTCATTTGCATAATGCGACCAAATTGGCAACATATTATGAACACTTTCGTCATGGTGTGCCAACATAGATTTTATCATGTCGTTATTTCGATTTGGTTGTGTAATGTTGAAAAGCGGATGTAATGCCCTGTAGGTATCCCAAAGTGAAAATACAGTATAGTTGGTAAAACCATTTGATGTATAAATATTTTGGTCCAATCCTCTGTATTGTCCATCGACATCTTCATAAATAATTGGTGATAAATTGGTGTGGTACATAGCTGTGTAGAAAGTCGTTTTTTGATTTTCTGTTAACGTTTCAACTTCAATTTTATAAAGTTCTTCATTCCATTTATAACTGGTTTCTTCATAAGTTTTATTGAAATTCCAATGCGGAATTTCAGCTTCTAAATTTTTCATGGCACCGGCAGAACTTACATTGGACAGTGCAAATTTAATCTTGATTTTTTCACCATCATCGGTATCAAAATTGAAATAAGCACGCAAATTTTTCCCAGCCATTTCCGGGAAGTTTTCATCTTGCTTAAAGCGTCTGTAAAAACCATCATAAATAACATCATCATATTTTTTATGACCATAACTTTTAAAAGGTTTTGAAAATTTAGCTGCAAAAAACACTTTCTTATCTCTTGCCCAACCTTTAGTTTGTCTATAACCAGTTATCGTAGAATCATTTTCAACACGAAGAAAGGTCCAGATATTTTTATTGTTGTGATGATACACATTATAGACCATATCTAGAATAATATGCGCATTATCAGATTTTGGAAATGAATATTGGTGAAAACCCACACGTTCGCTAGCTGTAAATTCGGCTTTGATTCCGTAGCTGTCCAAATCAACTTTATAATATCCAGGCATAGCTTCCTCATTAGTATGTGAAAATGTTGAATAAAACCCTTTGTTGCCATCAGCAGTTTTTAAAGGGTCGAGCACTAAACTGCCAACAGTTGGCATAATCAAAAAATCACCTAAATCAGCATGCCCTGTACCACTAAAGTTGGTATGGGCAAAACCAATGATTGTTGAATCACGATGTTGATAACCTGCACAATATTTGTAAGTTTCAGGATTGTAACTAGCATCATCTTTGAACATTACTTCAAAATTGGTTTGCGGACTCAGTTGCACCATTCCAAAAGGGGCAGTTGCTCCAGGAAACACGTGTCCCATTTTGCTGGTTCCTATAAATGGATTGACAAACTGAGTATAATCTGTTTTTTGTTTTTCTGAAGTGATAATTTCTTCTTCTTTACAAGAATTTAATACCGTAAAACAAAAAAGGAACATTAATAGTTTTCGCATATTTTTAGTAATTACTTTTAACATTTTAAGATATTGTTCTGTTTTAATGAGCGATATCGACTGATAACGAAGTTTACAAAATTTCCCTCCAAAGTAAAGAAATTCCAGACAGAGATGCTATGGAGTTTTTAACAGAACGGTTTCTACAAGCTTGGTACGGCAATACAACTAAATTCCCTTATTTTGTATTCGAATAAATCTACTATTATGAAATTACCCAATTGGCAGACCGCAATGGAATTTGAGGACATCACCTATAAAAAAAGTAATGGGGTCGCCCGTATCGCCTTTAATCGTCCCAATGTGCGCAATGCATTTCGCCCAAAAACCACCAGCGAACTCTACAAAGCTTTTTATGACGCGCAAGAAGACACTTCCATTGGCGTGGTGCTGCTTTCTGCGGAAGGACCTTCTACCAAGGACGGTATCTATTCCTTTTGTAGCGGAGGTGATCAAAAGGCTAGGGGACATAAAGGATACGTAGGCGAGGATGGCATGCATCGATTGAATATTTTGGAGGTGCAGCGGCTTATTCGTTTTATGCCCAAGGTAGTCATTGCAGTAGTGCCCGGTTGGGCCGTTGGTGGCGGACATAGTTTGCACGTAGTTTGCGATATGACCTTGGCAAGTAAAGAACATGCCATATTTAAACAAACCGATGCTGATGTGACTAGTTTTGATGGTGGTTATGGGTCGGCCTATTTAGCAAAAATGGTGGGACAGAAAAAGGCACGGGAGATTTTCTTTTTGGGGAGAAACTATTCTGCACAAGAAGCATATGAAATGGGTATGGTGAACGCAGTGGTTCCACACAACGAATTGGAGGCAACTGCCTACGAATGGGCACAAGAGGTATTGGAAAAATCCCCAACTTCCATTAAAATGCTCAAATTTGCCATGAATCTAACAGATGACGGCATGGTGGGACAACAGGTTTTTGCTGGGGAAGCAACACGCTTGGCCTACATGACGGACGAAGCCAAAGAAGGAAGAAATGCATTCTTGGAAAAACGTAAACCCAACTTTGGGGAGAATAAATGGATACCGTAGTTTGGTTGACCAATGACCAATGACCAATGACGGATGACAGTTGTCGGTTCTCAGGTTCTCGTTTTTGGTTTTGGGGTTAGATTCGAAAAGGGATTGGGCTTGAACTTGAACTTTGAGCTTGAGTTTGAGTTTGAGTTTGTATTTGAATCAAGACTTGACAATTCTCAATTTTTAATTTGAAATCTTTTTTGTCTATCGTCTATTGTCTGCCATCTCACCTCTAAAACCCTGAGAAACCAAAAAGAGCCCTGCCGGTTATGGTCAAGACTCTTTTACGAGAACACTATATGAAAATGAAAAAATTTATTTGTCTTTAAATTGTATGTCTTTCATTATTACACTGTAAATGTACTGCTAGAGGTTACCCGAGCGAAATTATTGTTGTGAAGTGGCAGTTTATTGTGGTTTTCTACGATTTTAGAAGAGTCATATCGATTTATGGTACAATTTTTACGACCTCCGACAAGAACGCATTGACATCAAATACTGGATTTTCTGCCAATCCTGTGCGTACTACTACTAAGCTCTTAGATGGAATTACAAACACATACTGACCTTGATAACCATTGCAGGAAAAAAGGTCTCTGGGTACATCAGGATACTTTCCGTTTGCATTAAGCCAAAAATGTGCACCATATGTGCCATCGGAATGTAAAGTTGGCTCTGTGACATAATCTACCCAGCTAGGGCTAAAAATTTGCTCTCCATTCCAATTCCCCCGTTCCAGATACAATTGACCAAAACGTGCCCAATCCCGGGTACTCGCCCAAGAGTAAGAAGAACCCACATAATTGCCCGCTATATCCGCTTCCAATACCATAGAATTCATTCCTATTTTATCAATTAGGGCAATATAGGGGAAATCCAAGTAGGCTTGATG encodes:
- a CDS encoding glycosyltransferase codes for the protein MEKTVFIIGYIWPEPNTTAAGHRMLQLIHFFNSQDYQITVGSTAVRTEHSFDLDSLGVKTVFLKLNHSSFDTLIKDLQPTFVVFDRFMIEEQFGWRVAEFSPISVRILNTEDLHSLRTVREVCVKKGEQFTMEKWKNHPKTLREVASIYRSDITLLISSYETEILKTELHISEQLLLYLPFHLKRIFSMTRANWPTFEARKDFVSVGNGKHAPNVDSLMVLKGSIWPLIKKALPEAKLFVYGAYLPQQVLEMHNPKEGFYIMGWIEDLEAALQNARVLLAPLRFGAGIKGKLVDAMKNGTPSITTIIGAEGINENSIWNGTITSSMEWEGFAEAAVDLYTNKAKWKKAQENGVKIINEIFVKNLWDERLKTHLGTVSNNLDNHRNENIIGKLVQQEALASTKYMAKWIEAKNRG
- a CDS encoding GH92 family glycosyl hydrolase, which produces MRKLLMFLFCFTVLNSCKEEEIITSEKQKTDYTQFVNPFIGTSKMGHVFPGATAPFGMVQLSPQTNFEVMFKDDASYNPETYKYCAGYQHRDSTIIGFAHTNFSGTGHADLGDFLIMPTVGSLVLDPLKTADGNKGFYSTFSHTNEEAMPGYYKVDLDSYGIKAEFTASERVGFHQYSFPKSDNAHIILDMVYNVYHHNNKNIWTFLRVENDSTITGYRQTKGWARDKKVFFAAKFSKPFKSYGHKKYDDVIYDGFYRRFKQDENFPEMAGKNLRAYFNFDTDDGEKIKIKFALSNVSSAGAMKNLEAEIPHWNFNKTYEETSYKWNEELYKIEVETLTENQKTTFYTAMYHTNLSPIIYEDVDGQYRGLDQNIYTSNGFTNYTVFSLWDTYRALHPLFNITQPNRNNDMIKSMLAHHDESVHNMLPIWSHYANENWCMIGYHATSVIADAMIKNVGDFDYERALEASVNTASVRYFDGLGDYIDYKYVPDDKSHSSVSKTLEYAYNDWCIAQMAKAVGHTSKEKDFKKRSEYYINVYDPSIGFMRPKLSDGTFRKNFDPMDTHGQGFIEGNAWNYGLYVPQNIEKMVDIMGGKERFSQRLDSLFTMEIEEKYIENHEDITRDGIIGNYVHGNEPGHHIPYLYNWTGHPEKTQSRVRMIMDSMYASTVEGLCGNDDAGQMSAWYIFSSLGFYPVTPGSPYYALGSPIVKNAKIHLENGKTLTIATKNQSKDNVYVRSVSINGKVLDGILLSHQDIMNGGEIVFEMSNNYK
- a CDS encoding 1,4-dihydroxy-2-naphthoyl-CoA synthase, whose amino-acid sequence is MKLPNWQTAMEFEDITYKKSNGVARIAFNRPNVRNAFRPKTTSELYKAFYDAQEDTSIGVVLLSAEGPSTKDGIYSFCSGGDQKARGHKGYVGEDGMHRLNILEVQRLIRFMPKVVIAVVPGWAVGGGHSLHVVCDMTLASKEHAIFKQTDADVTSFDGGYGSAYLAKMVGQKKAREIFFLGRNYSAQEAYEMGMVNAVVPHNELEATAYEWAQEVLEKSPTSIKMLKFAMNLTDDGMVGQQVFAGEATRLAYMTDEAKEGRNAFLEKRKPNFGENKWIP